Below is a window of Populus alba chromosome 2, ASM523922v2, whole genome shotgun sequence DNA.
TTCTTGTACGTCTTTCTGTTGCCCCTTAATTCTCTTTAGTTTATTCATGCTAATATTTAATCAGTGCTGTACTAATTTGTGTCACCCTATGTTTTCGATTTCGTTGCCTCGAATGTTCTTGGGACATACTGCATGCAAAAATTATTACATTGCTGGCTAAGAACCCAAAAGCAGATCATGTCCCCATCTCTGTTGCTGTCCTTATTTTCTCAAAAGCTGCAGCCATTTTGCTTGAGTGGTTGCTTTCCTCGCAATTCTTTTCAGAACATAATGTGCTCTTTACTTTaacatattgataatttttgttgtaTCAGGTGAATTCAGTTGTGAGATTGAATCTGATGGAAAGGTTCATATGCAAGGGTCAACAAGCGGTGGAAAGATCATAAAGAAACGATCACGTGTTTTCCGTATGAAATCTCAGCAAATGTGCCCACCTGGACCATTCACAGTTTCTTTTAATCTTCCAGGACCTGTCGATCCAAGGCTGGTTTCACCCAAGTTCAGAACTGATGGCATTTTTGAGGCAGTTGTCATAAAGCAAAAGTAAAATGGGGTGATCTTAATGCACTTGGACAGCCTTAGACTCCTAGCATCCAGAAACAGTGGAACACCACTGCAATTTTGCTTAACATTGATGGTAATTCCTATGCTATTTACACTTTGAAGAACTTGATGTCGTTCAATGTAGGAACAAGGGATGGTTGAAGAAAATAAGGTTGTAGTTGTAGCTTGTTCAGCTAATGTCTTCCTCTGTAATATATATAAGGAAATTGGAGTGTGGATCTAGCTTTTAGTGGGCCAGATTTCATTTTGTTCCTGTCAGCCCATTCCATCATAGGCCTCACCTCCCCTTGCTGTTCATGGCTTCGGCTTCCAGGCCTTTAGAGAGGACAAAATCATTTCGAATGGCATGTGAAAGGATTTCAATGCAAAGTTTATAGATCTCACGAAAAATTATCATTCCCCTATTATAATGAACTTTACTAATGGGTCTGGAGCTACATTATTTCGTTAATGAGTCACAAAAAGAAGTCACCGTCTGAGAGGCCCTTGAACTAGACAAGAAAATGGCTCTACGGGCCTTCCTTCCTCGAACACGGTCCGTGTCTCTCTTGTTATGATTTTAGGATCAAATCCAATCCTGTCATGTGTGGCCTGCAAGGAACCTCTATACTTGAAAAAATCTGAGAATTTTAGTGTAGCTACATTATTTCGTTAACGAGTCACTAAAAGAAGTCACCGTCTGAGAGGTCCTTGAACTAGACAAGAAAATGGCTCCACGCGGCCTTCCTTCCTCGTACACGGTCCATGTGTCTCTTGTTATGACTTTAGGATCAAATCTAATCCTGTCATGTGTGGCCTGCAAGGAACCTCTATACTTGAAAAAATCTGAGAATTTTAGGTTGAAAATTCAGTTGAGATGATTTACAAGGGTCTAATCTTGATTTCAACTCTGGTAATTCTAACTTCGagtcattgttttaattttctgatCTCATGTTGAGAACAAACTAGTCAGTTTTGTTAATGTATAATATAATAAGGTATCCATAACATCTGTAATGTTTCAGTGAATCAAACGATAAATTAGCTGTGGTGATGCCTGTCTCAAAATCTTATTATGATGTTCAACATCTTCATACTTCCTATTATAAGGCATCAAACTGTGCATGTAACAGTAGTCTAGTTAATGCAGTTTCTTGTAGCCTAGGATCGTCAAAAGGGGAGCAGACAAGAAAATATCTTCCAAATGGAATCCCAAAAAGATTCTGATAAAACCCATTTGATTTCTCAGCTACCTCTCTCCACGTAAGACATCAACGAAAGTCGACGGAAAATTACCTGATTCGCATCTTCATGGAATATTAGGGTTTCTCTGAAAATTACACACTAAATCCAGTCTAAAGTCTTTGATGCGATCCCATCATCTCTTTCCTCCCGGAAATTGCATGACATGTTCgccaagtttattaaaaaaacacggAATGTAATGTATGGTAGAGATTTTGGGTGACTTTTGTACTGGGTCCACTTGCTCTTTAATGTACTTAGCTTGATCATTCTATTATATTTTGTTCTGTCAACATCCCCCATTTGGCCACCCTGagttaatctaaaataatacttttatataaaaaaaaatttatgttttaaaaaatcaaataatttttcatattagatcaattaaattaaactagattaacttctataaaattcaattcaagtttgtttttaaattaacaagtatcaaattaatcaaagtttaattatattgttatcAATCCCTATCATGAACTTATTATATGGACATAAATAGAGTAGGAGATGTCATTgttacaacatgatttttttttttaaccagctAATGGTATGATACAAACGTTGTCAATAGAATTTTTTATGACATTTGACTGAAGGGCCATATTAgtatacaaggaaaaaaaaaatagaagaggatataagtaagaaaaattaagagttgGAGGAACAAAACCAACTCTAATCcaaaagatttatatatataaatccctTTCTTTGCAATTGAGTACGAATCCAAACCCAATTTTAACAAACGAAGCTACTCGagatctctctctccctccccctctctctccccTTTGTTACTCATTCTTTCCCGCTGCCCTTTCGAAGTTCTTCAGCAATGGCATTAAAAGTACTGTATGCCCTTGATGCGGCAAAAATACAGTATTATCACTTCAAAGCCATAATTATTGCAGGCATGGGCCTCTTCACTGATGCCTATGATCTGTTTTGTATCCCTCCAATCATGAAGCTTCTTGGCCGTGTATACTACGAGGACAAACCTCTTGATGAAAAATACCAAATCCCACGAGTTGTTCTTGCTACCATGTTAGGCACAGCCCTGCTGGGTACAGTGATTGGTCAACTAGTCTTTGGTAGACTTGGTGACCGAATGGGAAGGCGCCACGTATACGGTATCTCATTGATTCTCATGGTTTTCAGCTCCATTGGGTGCGGTTTCTCCTTCTGCCGGACCAAAACCTGTGTTCTTGTCAGTTTGGGGATTTTCAGGTTTTTTCTGGGACTTGGGATTGGTGGAGACTACCCTTTGTCGGCTACAATCATGTCTGAATTTGCTAATAAGAAGACACGTGGAGCTTTCGTAGCAGCTTTGTTTTCTATGCAAGGGCTTGGGATTCTGGCTAGTTCCATGGTGACCATGGTGGTATCAAAGATTTTTGAGGCTGCTGCTTCCAAGAATTTGTCATGGAAGCATACACCAGAAGACGCTGACATTGTTTGGAGGTTGATTCTGATACTCGGTGCCGTCCCGGCTGGACTCACATATTATTGGCGCATGATGATGCCTGAAACAGCCaggtacacacacacacacatatatattgataaattaatgaATTCATTAAGATCATTCCAAAAATTTGAGATTCTAAAAGGCCTTTAATGCGTAATTATCAAGAGTATTAGTTTAAGCTTGATTATTTCTGTTGACTTTTATATGTGGATTTGACGaggaaggagaaaaaagaatgtAAAGGCAGCCTTCTTAGGGTGACCAAATGGGttataatgatttttctattCCTATATATGATGAATTATATGATCTGTTTGtcaccaaattaattatttaatctttcaaataataatcttgtaaatattaaactaaaatataGTTTCCAATCATGGCATGATTAAGCTTGTTTGATAGATGGAGTAGCTAGCTAAACGTACTCAGTTAAGAATTTAGAGCAAATTCATCAGGACGTCTCAAAACCCAGTGCTGATGATTCTTTACGATTAATTAAGAAAACCGAGGTTACTTAAGCAAGGTTATTTACTTAGTTATTGTATGACTTGCACTCCTTGATGTTCTTACTTCTCGTATCACGGCTCAGGTACACAGCTCTGGTAGAGAATAATGTCCAGCAAGCAACCAAGGACATGGAGAAGGTCTTGGATGTTTCAATTAGCCGAATAGCCGAAGATCATCTCATAAATCTGCAACAAGATCCACCATCTTATTCCCTACTCTCCAAGAAGTTCTTCCGTCGCCACGGCGTTGATCTCTTCTCCTGTGCCACCACGTGGCTGCTTCTTGACATTGCTTTTTACAGTAGCAGCCTCTTCCAGTCCCAAATTTACAAGAAGCAACTTCACTTGAAAGACACCAACGTTTATGAAGAAACTTTCAAAGTTGCTCGCTTCCAAGCCATGGTAGCACTTGTTGCTGCAATTCCAGGGTATTGGTTCACTGTCTATTTCATTGATCGTATTGGtagaagaaaaatccaaatgaTGGGATTTCTCTGCATGGGTATAGTTTATTTTGCATTAGGAATCCCATACCAGTATTGGGGCAAACACGAAAAAGGCTTCCTATTCCTTTATGGTCTAACTTTCTTCTTTGCAAATTTTGGACCCAACACCACGACTTTTATTGTGCCGGCAGAGCTTTTTCCGGCTAGATTTAGATCAACTTGCCATGGAATTACTGGGGCAATGGGGAAGGCAGGTGCTTTCTTTGGGACTCTTGGGTTCTTGTGGGCTTCACACAAGAATGACCCAGATGATCTTCCAAGAATCGGACCAATGAGAATTGCTCTAGTAAGTTTGGGTGTGATTTGTCTCTTGGGAATGGCTGTGACATACTTGTTCACGCGAGAAACTAATGGGAGATCATTAGAGGAGAACGAGGATGAGGACGAAAATACAGAGCTGTGCTTGTTCAGATGTCATATGGATGCTGATCGCCACCCAAATACATCTGTTCCTCAATAGGTTATTGCTCTGTAAGGAACTAAATATACACAAATCCTGTAAATGCTAGAGCTGGACAAGAAAAAACAGATAGATCACCTACAATTTCTTCTGTTCTTTTCTCTGTTCTTCCAGCTACATTTTGGCTGGTGTATTAATACATGTAGAAACCATTTTGTTGAATTCGTACTACTCCTTTGGTATCTGATTACTCCTAGTTCACCCAGATTCATCATTTGATCATGCATCTTCGATGTGGATGGTTTGTGCTTCCATTTGCTCCATCATACAAAATTATCCAGCTTAATCTTCCCACGGTATAATAAATTTGGGTATTCTATTGCCTAGTTAGTTAAGATGTTTAGCTTACTTATTCACATACAATCaacaatattaattagttttttataattttttataattagtgtTTTACCGCTATCtcgttataaaaaataaaaacaaaaaacaaaaaacaaaaacagtggATATAAAAAATGACATTTTCATTCCCGTGGCTGCACAATGACCAAAGGAAAGAATCTCTCTCTCAAAGTCCGGGATGGAATTTTCTTGAAGGAATATTCTAATCAATCAAACACAAGAATCATAGCTGCTGGAACAAAAATTTTCTTGAAggttgttgtgatttttttttaatattttttaatttgctaaaATTACTGTTTGGATTGGACTGCTATTTGTTGATTTCAATCAGGATGCAAAAGTAAGAGAACTAATTTTGGcttgattatttttgttgactTCCGTATGTAAGATTGACTAGGAAGGAGAACATGGAACACAAAGTGGAAAGCTCACATACTTTATTCTACTCAAGAATTTAGAACAAATTGATCGTTTTTTTCCATACAAACTCTAAACCCAATgtacaattaattaaataattattttaatacatttttaaataaaaaaacactatcttTATTCCCTGAAGGCAGATGCACCTCATTCTCAAATGTAGTGTATTAATTTACTTCGTTATTCTATGATTTGCACTACTTAATGTTCTTAATTTTCATATCATGAGTCAGGTACACAGCTCTGGTGGAGAATAATGTCCTGCAAGCGGCAGGGACATGGAGACGGTCTTGGGTGTTTCAATTAGCCAAATAGCCGAATATGATCTCATATATCTGCAACAAATCCACCGTCTAATTCCCTACTCTCCAAGCAGCTCTTCCGGCGCCACGGTGTTGATCTCTTCTCTTGTGCCACCACGTGGTTGCTTCTTGACATTGCTTTTTTATAGTAGCAGCCTCTTCCAGTCCCAAACTTAATGGGGGGAAATGGGGGAGGTAGGTGCTTTCTTTGGGACTCTAGGATTCTTGTGGGCGACAAAAAACTATGACCGAGGATGATCTTCCAGGAATCGGAGCAAGGAGAAATACTTGTTCACACAAGAAACTAGCGGGGGATCATTTGAGGAGAAAGTGAATGAGAGCGAAAATACAGAGCTGTGCTTGTTCAGATGTTACATAGATACTGATCGCCACCCAATTACCTCTGTTCCAGGAGAGGTTATTGCTCTGTAAGGAACTAAATATACACGTTTCTGTAAATGCTTGAGCTGGACAAGAAAAACCAGATAGATCACCTACAATTTCTTCTGTTGTTTTCTGTCTTTGTTAAACTTTCagagtgtatttgtttttaagttcAAGATGCGCtgttgaaatcatttttttttttgtttcaaattattttttttttatgattttagattgtttttgaaatgctgatattaaaaataaattttttaaaaaataaaacaatattattttaatacaaaataaattttaataaataaaaaaattatttagatgcatttaaaaaaatacactttaaaaaacaattaccaccACAATTTCAAATACTACCATAGTAAAGCTACAAAACAAAGTGTGCGGCCATGATTGAGTGCACAAATTTACATCCCAACAGGGAAGCAAAAACTGAGAAGCAAAACGCTCCACTAGAGATCGCTACCACACTCTACAAGATTTTAAGACAATTATATGGTTGACTTCCTTACCGAACAGTGAAACCAAAAAGCCAGTCGCCCAGCGGTTCGCCCTAAGAAGAATAGTTTGACACAATCATGTTAGATATAGAAAAGACAAGTTCCTGCAACTCAGAAAACAACAGAGACAATTTCAAATAGGCTATGGGAAAATTTGGTAGTGATAGGAGATAGAAAGGATAACGTACATAGAAAAGTCAATTTCTATTGTTAACAGACTAGATGGAAAATCATTAACATTAGATTACAATAATAAGCGCTAcaacatgaaaaacaatatgaaattaatgaaaaagaagaaagaaagagaaaacaaaggcACCATAAAACCTGCACAAAATTTCAAATGAGAAGGTttgacaagaacaaaaaaaaaaacaaagaaaatcaagtcCACTAGCCCAATTGTAAAGAAGCGTTCCGTACTTAATAAGAATAAAAGGGGAGAGGGTGGGAGTTTGGAAAGCCAAAGTAAACTTAGTATAATATTTGTGGTTCCTCTGTTATATGATCGGTTTCTGCATTTCTTTAGGTATGGAACGCTGTCATATACTTCTGCCTCTTGATTACGTAAAAATTTGAACAGTGCTCAGCAGTCCGATTGAATAAAACCGAACTATCCAAAGTACATAcatttatgtgttttaaattttcacAGATTACTCTGTTATTGGATGTTTAGTTCAATGAGTTCACTCCAACTCTAATGAATGGGATGGATGCGGAACTCATCACTCAAATATAGCCAGGACAATAAATTACCAGAGGACTTGAGAACACACTTGAGAATATTGTACCCCACTTGGATAGAAGAAGCAGAATGATGGCTAACTTATTTATTTGTGGCTATTGCAAACCCCCAATCATTCCAAAATAAATGGCTTCAACAAAAAGCGTGGATAAGTGTGTGACCACATGCATTTTCATAACATCAACTTACTATTTTGTCATATTCCTCCACTTATCCTTGAGATCAGTGGGAGTTCGAGTTGAATCAAAAACACGATGACCAAACTCCAAAATTTTTCTCCATGGAGTATTTTTGTTTCCTGGTATAGCAAATTTCTCCACTCCTTCCTGAAGTCAAAGAATATATGCCAACCACTCAAGCAAATCAATCTTTAACATTTCTCTGCTGATTCAGTCATCCGAAAGCTATAATACTCCTTCAATGACAGCAAATTAGGAGCTATAACAAGATAATATTTGACTTGTGTTTTTTAAGAACAATTAATTATTGAGAgttgatgaaaaagaaaactttgCAGTGGTATTTTCAAGAATTTGTAATCAATTCACCTAATGAAATGAAAGTGACAAATCTTTAAGCATTTCAGACTTGAAGTCTCCACTATCTCTGGGATGATTTCTTCCACTTAATCATCAATTTATCATGATTCGAAGATTTATCAAATATGTTATTCATTCAATTATGACATTAAACCTACAAGACAGCACAGTTTAATTCAAAGACAAGTTGAATGGTGCAGATTTAACCTCTGGAAAGTACAATGATtccagcaattaaaaaaaacaggggaCAAAGAAAGTTTTCATCATTGACTCCAACATCAAAGACCTTGGGGCAcattatcccaaaaaaaaaagagacctcGGGGCACTCCATGTCTGACAAACTTAATACCTCAATCCCTTCAACACTTTCTTAACCACTCCCTGAAGGTGTGTTAATTTCTCTTTAGTTACAGCTTCCAACAATTGCATTTTGTATTGCTTAGTTCCCTCAACAAgttattcataaatattttctaaataacaatttgtactttatttttcttttgaccaTCCATCCTTAAAAATTTGTTGCAAAGATGCAGCGCCAAAATCAGGTATTCTCCTATGGTCACATCTATAGGCAATGCTATTTAAATTCATACCTTTAGTGTGTCTTCCTCATCAGCTGTCCAATTCAACCTTTGACGCTTTTCATTACGAAGATAAAGGTTGGAGCTGCCAGCAGGGGGAGAAAAGGTTGAGTTAAAAAGATCCATTTGTACCATCTTAGCTAAACAGTTATGTTATTGAAGTGATCAAACTTGCAtggagtttttttattcaaataaaataaaaacactcacGATATCTTAGGAGATTCCAGGCGTTGTCTGGGCTCTTTGGAGAggataactttctttttttggattttagctTCCTTTTCATCTATGGTGTGTGGTTGAGGGGGTGCTTCCTTCGAAAGTTTGGCATCCAAAGACTCTGCTATTTTCTTCTTACCAATATGCTTGACACGCCTCCGAAGCACAACAGATTTCCCATTGTCCGAATCAGAAACATGAGGAGCCTTAGGTGCAGCAACTCCTCCACCAGAATTGGCTTCTCGTGCATCATGATGCACTTGTTCTTCTCCCACACATTGACCTTGTTCTTTGTCATCACATCCATCCTGCTGCAtctgtttttgttctttctctACATAATGATCCTTTGAAGATTCTGCTCGCTCTCCACCCTCAAGAATTCTGCCATCTTTTTTCCGTTCTTGCTTCCCTTCCTCACCTTCTAAGGTCTCAAACTCATGAGTTTCAGATATATTTCTCTCATCCCTAATTTCATTGCTGATTGAATCCTCAAGTGACTCAATCCCCGGTATTTTCTCCTCTTGACTCTTATGTCCGTTGTCACTACCGTCAACAGCACCAGGCAAAGCACCATCCATTTCATCATCAACCATCACTTCACAACGATCACAATCACTTACCTTGAGACCATCCCCACCATCCTCCACCAGCGCATCTCTATTTTCAGCACCATCAAATTCCGCTCTTTCCCCCCCGTTTCGCTTCTCTTTACCACCCGTAGCCTCGCCGCCCACCATTTCAGGATCTATAAAACCCAACAACGCCTTCTTTGCCAACATAGCCTTCCGAAAAAGCTCTTTAGCCCTACCAACCTCCCGTTTATAAGAACAGTAAGGGCAACAAAACCTACCCGAGTCATCAAAAGCAAGCTTAAAATTTGCACACTTTTCATGAATAGAAACTGGACAGCCAATCACACAACAAACCAACAATTTCGATTTCCCACGCTTATTACAGCTTAAACATGCATCTACCTCCATCCAATCACCACTGTTACCCACATCATCATCGCTTCTGCTTGATTTTTCACTTAAATTAGCATCGTCTTCATCACTATTAGCTTCATcctgtgatttatttattttaaataatttaattaaaacaagaaagaataaaaacataaaataaaagcagagagaaagagagtaAGTACCGGACTCAATTGAGGAAATGGGCGTAGAGTGGAGGATGAGGGAGGTTTCTGAGGTGATTTTGAAATGCGCCGCTGCCCGCCGCCGTATTTACTTCTCATTTTTTCCTCCggaattagggttttttagttGAGTTTTCGAGTGAGCACAGAACTGGTGTTGATTTTTGAGTGTGTGTGACAAGAAACgaagggttttatttttattttttactctatattttttttggtaaatatcAAGTATACCCCCAACTTCCTAGGACTGtcaattttcatcaaaattatttttttatatcaaatattccactaaattattttgatctctcaattatttttttatatatatttaataatatgattcaaagcgctttaatttaaaaaaaaattaatattcttttaaatattttgtgataatttaaaaatgaataatgaaaatgatgttagagaatgaaatatttgaagaaaaagatttaCTATCCGGAAATTGCTTGTTGAAAtgcttaaaaattttaaaaattatagatgttattattataattataaattataaattataaattataaattataaataataaataataattttgttattttgaagcTTAAGCGGCCCATATTACATTTATTAGCttaaaaattaagagtttttcTTCTATGATAATTTTCAACATCcgtattaattattaattgttcgGGATTAAGGATTGAGATTAAGAATAACTTGAGCAATGATGGTAAGATTTGATTGGTAAGGAAGGTATACGGGAGAGTCTTAATAAGTTAGAGGCATTTTTATACGCATCCTGTATGATTGATTGCATAATAATCTATACTTAAATTCAGGTTTTTGCACCCTTCAATTGATTCAGTATTTTGTTTCGTTACAGGTCGCCGTTAGTTGCTATGATGGCGGTTGCTGTGGTAGCCGGCGCGGCGGTGATGATTAATTAAGAGAAGCACTGCTAACTATAGTTGTGCATATTACATCATATATAGATCATGGACCTTTCATCTTCATCTGTAAGCCTATAAGTTGGTGATATTTGATGCGTGTGATCGATCGTCCATGCTGCCATtaatcatattttctttttctctaagaTTACTAGAACAAAGGCTGTGCCTGTCAGAGTGGGAATTTGGCAGAACTAGATAGTGATGAAAGGGAGTTTCTTTATTGCAAACTTCTTCAAACTTTAATGGATAGGCATCCAATAGAAAAGGtgaaaaagacaacaacttaagTGATTAAACATTTAGAGTATCAATTTACTACAAGACATCACCCGATGACATCCAGATTCCAGAAATGGGAACTGAAAGAGGAAGACAAGAGCACAGACCATTTAGCATGTTAATTACTTCTTTTTAGTGGGATAAGAAGCCATTTTGTTGATACCACAAAGCCCTGCAGGCTTGCCAGTGTTTCTCTTCATCCTTATGTAACCCTTTTCTCCCCATTTAGATCCCCAGGAGTTCTTAACGATAACGAAATCCAAGCCATTGGTTGATCCATACCCAACGGCTGCCACTCCATGATCTAGCTGAGTTCCACAATGACCATCAAAAACACCCTGCAACACAAATCAATGGAGTTAGCCTACCATTGATCAGAATGAAAGATACATAGCCAGTGTCTGTGTGTAGTAAAAATGTTGACCTACCCCGCTGTAAAACTGGAAGTCTCTGCCAGAAGCCTCAATGGCCACACTGATAGGCTGGTTGGCAAGTGCCTTCAACAGGCTTTGTTCACTGTTTTGTGGCACATCATGGTATCCACTAATGGTCACTACCTCTGATTCTTCCTGCAAGACCAAAGACATAAACCAAATGGTACTGCTTATTGCTATTCATTCATCTCTGGAAAATCAAACATAAACGAAGACTGTTTGGCCtggattaattatttgatagcGAACCATGAAGGAATTAATCATCTTCTCTTGTTAGCTAATACCTTTCTCATCTCACAGGTGCCCTCTTCCATGATATATGGGTAATCTACCTCCTTGTGGAGTCCACCATTGGAGATTATGTAAGAAAATGCATAATCCATAAGTCCTCCATTGCACCCATAGTTATTAGTAGTGTCACAATCGACCAACTCTTGCTCGGACAGGGATGTCAAGTTTCCTGTAACAATCTGATTTATACCTTCTACTGATGCTACTGTTGAAAAGGCCCAGCAGCTACCTGCACAAATAAGCATTGACCATGTGACATTACTCAATTTATATAACCATGGCTAGTTTTGTATGCAAGAATCTGAGATTGAGATAGTTACCACATGACCCCTGGTTCTTGACATCAGTAACAGCTCCTTTCTTTCTCCAATCCACTGACTTTGGGATGCTCGTGACATCCTTGTAATTGAACTCCTGGGAACCTTCTCTTCGTTTAGACATGTCAACCTTCAAGCCAAGATACTTGTTTTTGAACTCTTCATGGCTCAAATCAGCAAACTCATTCAATCCAAGCCAGTAGTTAACGACCTTCTTATTGGTCTCATCAATGTGGAACAAGTTATCTTTGAAAATCTCAAACCTGAGCCATTTTTCTTCTATGCTCTCATAAATCTTCCCATGTTTTGATATCCATGATTCAAAGAGATCGATGATCTTATCCCCGGACGTCAAGTCTTCAGGGGTGTAGCCCACAATTGAAAAATCACGAGCTAAGCCAGAATGGGCGAAGAATGACAtgaaagaaaatgcaagaaGAAACATCAAAGAAAGTGAGGAGAGAGCCATTTTAGCTGTTAATTGGATGGATGGATACAAAGGGGAGGGAGGGAGGTTTATAAGCAGGTGTTGGCATTCAAGTAAAGTTGTtggattgtttatttttctgaatTCTGAGACTTAAAGATTGGTTCTTAATGTTAGATTGCTTTCAATCTAAGCATATGACATGATCATGTATGACATAATAATATAGTagattaacaaaatatatatatatatatatatatatatatatataatatatatatatatatatatatatatattgatagatagatagatagatagataggtTCACTGCATCATACAATTCACTTTTAATATCTAATCTCTTCGGGTAATACCTATTTTAATacgatgatattttttaaaagtattttttatttaaaaatatattaaaataatttttttaaaaaaattacattagcaaattaaaaccattaaaaaatattaaaaaaaaaaagcattaatgatatttttttcaaggcaaatatactttaaaatat
It encodes the following:
- the LOC118042043 gene encoding uncharacterized protein isoform X5, yielding MRSKYGGGQRRISKSPQKPPSSSTLRPFPQLSPDEANSDEDDANLSEKSSRSDDDVGNSGDWMEVDACLSCNKRGKSKLLVCCVIGCPVSIHEKCANFKLAFDDSGRFCCPYCSYKREVGRAKELFRKAMLAKKALLGFIDPEMVGGEATGGKEKRNGGERAEFDGAENRDALVEDGGDGLKVSDCDRCEVMVDDEMDGALPGAVDGSDNGHKSQEEKIPGIESLEDSISNEIRDERNISETHEFETLEGEEGKQERKKDGRILEGGERAESSKDHYVEKEQKQMQQDGCDDKEQGQCVGEEQVHHDAREANSGGGVAAPKAPHVSDSDNGKSVVLRRRVKHIGKKKIAESLDAKLSKEAPPQPHTIDEKEAKIQKKKVILSKEPRQRLESPKISSNLYLRNEKRQRLNWTADEEDTLKGEPLGDWLFGFTVR
- the LOC118042043 gene encoding uncharacterized protein isoform X1, coding for MRSKYGGGQRRISKSPQKPPSSSTLRPFPQLSPDEANSDEDDANLSEKSSRSDDDVGNSGDWMEVDACLSCNKRGKSKLLVCCVIGCPVSIHEKCANFKLAFDDSGRFCCPYCSYKREVGRAKELFRKAMLAKKALLGFIDPEMVGGEATGGKEKRNGGERAEFDGAENRDALVEDGGDGLKVSDCDRCEVMVDDEMDGALPGAVDGSDNGHKSQEEKIPGIESLEDSISNEIRDERNISETHEFETLEGEEGKQERKKDGRILEGGERAESSKDHYVEKEQKQMQQDGCDDKEQGQCVGEEQVHHDAREANSGGGVAAPKAPHVSDSDNGKSVVLRRRVKHIGKKKIAESLDAKLSKEAPPQPHTIDEKEAKIQKKKVILSKEPRQRLESPKISSNLYLRNEKRQRLNWTADEEDTLKEGVEKFAIPGNKNTPWRKILEFGHRVFDSTRTPTDLKDKWRNMTK
- the LOC118042043 gene encoding uncharacterized protein isoform X3; protein product: MRSKYGGGQRRISKSPQKPPSSSTLRPFPQLSPDEANSDEDDANLSEKSSRSDDDVGNSGDWMEVDACLSCNKRGKSKLLVCCVIGCPVSIHEKCANFKLAFDDSGRFCCPYCSYKREVGRAKELFRKAMLAKKALLGFIDPEMVGGEATGGKEKRNGGERAEFDGAENRDALVEDGGDGLKVSDCDRCEVMVDDEMDGALPGAVDGSDNGHKSQEEKIPGIESLEDSISNEIRDERNISETHEFETLEGEEGKQERKKDGRILEGGERAESSKDHYVEKEQKQMQQDGCDDKEQGQCVGEEQVHHDAREANSGGGVAAPKAPHVSDSDNGKSVVLRRRVKHIGKKKIAESLDAKLSKEAPPQPHTIDEKEAKIQKKKVILSKEPRQRLESPKISSNLYLRNEKRQRLNWTADEEDTLKVLWCLCFLFLSSFSLISYCFSCCSAYYCNLMLMIFHLVC
- the LOC118042043 gene encoding uncharacterized protein isoform X4 — protein: MRSKYGGGQRRISKSPQKPPSSSTLRPFPQLSPDEANSDEDDANLSEKSSRSDDDVGNSGDWMEVDACLSCNKRGKSKLLVCCVIGCPVSIHEKCANFKLAFDDSGRFCCPYCSYKREVGRAKELFRKAMLAKKALLGFIDPEMVGGEATGGKEKRNGGERAEFDGAENRDALVEDGGDGLKVSDCDRCEVMVDDEMDGALPGAVDGSDNGHKSQEEKIPGIESLEDSISNEIRDERNISETHEFETLEGEEGKQERKKDGRILEGGERAESSKDHYVEKEQKQMQQDGCDDKEQGQCVGEEQVHHDAREANSGGGVAAPKAPHVSDSDNGKSVVLRRRVKHIGKKKIAESLDAKLSKEAPPQPHTIDEKEAKIQKKKVILSKEPRQRLESPKISSNLYLRNEKRQRLNWTADEEDTLKEYYSFRMTESAEKC
- the LOC118042043 gene encoding uncharacterized protein isoform X6, with protein sequence MRSKYGGGQRRISKSPQKPPSSSTLRPFPQLSPDEANSDEDDANLSEKSSRSDDDVGNSGDWMEVDACLSCNKRGKSKLLVCCVIGCPVSIHEKCANFKLAFDDSGRFCCPYCSYKREVGRAKELFRKAMLAKKALLGFIDPEMVGGEATGGKEKRNGGERAEFDGAENRDALVEDGGDGLKVSDCDRCEVMVDDEMDGALPGAVDGSDNGHKSQEEKIPGIESLEDSISNEIRDERNISETHEFETLEGEEGKQERKKDGRILEGGERAESSKDHYVEKEQKQMQQDGCDDKEQGQCVGEEQVHHDAREANSGGGVAAPKAPHVSDSDNGKSVVLRRRVKHIGKKKIAESLDAKLSKEAPPQPHTIDEKEAKIQKKKVILSKEPRQRLESPKISSNLYLRNEKRQRLNWTADEEDTLKLSDD